One genomic region from Ovis canadensis isolate MfBH-ARS-UI-01 breed Bighorn chromosome 6, ARS-UI_OviCan_v2, whole genome shotgun sequence encodes:
- the CXCL8 gene encoding interleukin-8, whose product MTSKLAVALLAAFLLSAALCEAAVLSRMSTELRCQCIKTHSTPFHPKFIKELRVIESGPHCENSEIIVKLTNGKEVCLDPKEKWVQKVVQAFLKRAEKQDP is encoded by the exons ATGACTTCCAAGCTGGCTGTTGCTCTCTTGGCCGCTTTCCTGCTCTCTGCAGCTCTGTGTGAAG CTGCAGTTCTGTCAAGAATGAGTACAGAACTTCGATGCCAATGCATAAAAACACATTCCACACCTTTCCACCCCAAATTTATCAAAGAATTGAGAGTTATTGAGAGTGGGCCACACTGCGAAAATTCAGAAATCAT TGTTAAGCTTACCAACGGAAAAGAGGTGTGCTTAGACCCCAAGGAAAAGTGGGTGCAGAAGGTTGTGCAGGCATTTTTGAAGAG agctGAGAAGCAAgatccatga